CATGGATCAGAGTGGTCATGGTTTGGACGGTCGGCGTGCAGTTCTTCTTCGTCATTTCTTCCAGAAGCTCCAAAGCATCGAAAAATCGCCCCTTTTTGCAGTAGGCGTCGATCCGGATGCAGTAAGTGACAGCATCGGGCTCGAACCCCCGGGCCAGCATGTCGTGATAGAAGAGGTCGAGCGCCACGAGGTGGCCGGACTCCTTGAAACCGAGGAGGAGGGTGTTGAGGGTGCGGGCGTTGGGAGGGAAGCGGTGGTGGAGCTGGCGGAAGACGGCGCGTGCCTGGGCAACGCGGCCCTGGGCGCAGAAGGCCCGGAGGAGGGCGTTGAACTCGTCGGCGCCGAAGGCGAGGCCAGCCAGGGCCCAGGTGCGCTCCGCGCGGTCGAAGGCGTCGAGGGCCTCGGGGAAAGGGCGGAACTTGACGAGGCGGGAGAGGAGGACGGCGAGGGGCTTGGGGGAGAGAAGGGAGGGGTAGGAGCGAGCGACGTCTTCGAGGAGGTTGAAGGAAGAGTCGAAGTCGCGGGCACGGGAGAGGTGGTGGAGAGTGGCGGAAAGGGCGGAGGGGGAAGGGGGTGGGTGGTGGTGGTGGCGGAGGGAAAAGTGGAAGAGGTCGAGGGCCTTGGTGGCGAGGGCGTGGCCGGCGAAGAGGCGGCGGAGGAGGGGGTCgaggaggagggaggaggagaagTGGCGGAGGAGGAGGGGGCGGAGGGGGAGCGGGTGGTCGTTGATAAGCTTCGCGAGGCGGTCGACGGCGGCGGCGGAAGGCAGCAGAGGGAGTAGGGTGGTGGTGGTGTGAGCCGCGGTATTCTCGCAGAGGTTCATCAGGTACTCGTGAATTTGTGTGTGAGGGGATGAAAGGTTACgcgagtattttttttttttttatggcgaGGGATGGTCTAATCATGGGCTTACCCACCAAACTATTCAATACTGATCTTTTCATCTATCaatattcgaatttgaattaaaATCTCTTATTTGGAGTGAAAAGTACCAAACGGGAGGAGGGTGATATCATTTGGTTCTGGTTCTGATTCTGGTTCGAATCTAATGCCTACTCTAATCTCTAAtccttaaagattttttttttttttgataggatagatcgctcatatatatatatatatatatatatatatatatatatatatatatatatatatatatatatatatacatccaaaagattaaaaaaaaaatatcatggaaTGCCATAGATAGATCCGTCGTTTTAGTCCAAGTAATTCTTTTGATGTACTCCACTGCAAATAAGACCATCCAATCAATTATACTATTGGTCTCATGATGCTCTGATGTCAATTGAGAAGCAATCCTATATTAATCACCAAATATGAGAAGTGGATGCATCACTCAACTTCTCCCGTAGTTGATGATAGTGGCCAAGCCCTCCTCAATCGTAAGCCTTTTTGCTCCAAACCTCAACCTTGTGAAGGAGATACCTACTCAGGCCATTTGTAGCTATGCTACTGGAATAGTGCCATCTAGGAGGTGGCTCCCATCGGCTGGCATAAATCTAGAATCGGAGTCATAAATCACAAATCCCGCTCCACCCTAAATGCCTCTGAAATTGCTATTAAAATTGACCTTACAATAACTTAGATGTGAGGTCTCCTAGGTGATAAACACCATATAGGTCGCTGCATAAGCAGCAGCAGTGTCAATTCAAAGCAAGATCGAGTCGACTCCAGTTATAAAGTGTAAAAGAGAAAAAACCAACGCCATCACTAAAGACCCAATAGAGTGAGACGGGAGGAACAAAGAGGCCCATGGGTGATGATGAACCAAATTAACTCCTTTCATTCCTAAGGGGCTAAGGGCTGATGATTTTGCCCGAAACCACGCATGAGAACCACCATCGATGGAAATGCTTAATGAGAAACGAAATTGCATACTCTCCATCGAGCTCAGCAAATAAATTTGCCTACCTTTCTATCTAATGTTGCGGTTATGGGTCAAGGGGTCGGATCTTCGCATACGTGAGATATTATCCGTTTTAGCTCATAACCATCTTTAGACTTCAGTGGGCCTTAGGCTTCAGTGGActttgatcatttagagcctcacagttttgtcctttaaaagatgcctcacaTTGGGAGAGAAGATTCCAATCTATACAAGCCATATTTTCTTTTGActcataatcgatgtgggactaaaaaggtCCTCTCTACATCAGGGAGTATGTGTGGATAGGAGGCTTTCCCACATACGGCGCCAATATTACGGTTATGAGTCAAGGGATCGGATCtccgcatacgtgaggtattgtccgctttggctcatgaccatctttgggcttcagtgggccttggtcatttagagcctcacagttttgtcctttaaaagacaCCTCACGTTGGGAGAAAATGTTACAATCCATATAAATCATATTCCCTCTTGACTCATAACTGATGTGGGGCTAAAAAAAccctctctacaccacaacaccAATCATTTTGCACCACATTTGTTGATGAGTGCAAAATCTCTCTAGCAACGGAAATAATACAACCATAGGTTTATCAGGAACCGGTACCAATTCCGGTAGTCATTGCATAAATGTTGTTGTTATGCAGCAAAAATTTATAGTTTTATAGTAACCTCTGAAATGAGATAGATACATGTTATAATTGCAAcaagataaaattatatatgtactGTTTCTCTCTCTTAGAATACATTTTTCAGGAATAAAGATAGTAGTCATGAATACGAAAAAGGAGTAGTTTGGTGTCACTTAGATACAGATGTAGCTATACAGATGATGGCATAGCATCAGTAGTCATCCTCGTCATCTTCTCCACGCCCTGTAAATCTTCTGATAACAGCTGCAATCACTCCAAGAACTATGAATGCAGCAAATACATCAAACCCTCCTCCAATACCTACTGCAACGCTGGGGCCCGGTGCAAAGAATGTGAAAGGAGACCAGCCCCATCCACCGTAGAATGGTACCCCATAGCCATACCCTCCAATAAGAGGCGGTGCCAGTGGTGGGTTGATGAATACATTAGTCCTGTCCAAAATGGAACGCTAGGCCATCAATTAGAAAACCTTAATAATGTGATTAAAAATATGTTTGATGGTGGAAGCTATGATAGTTTTCATGGTGGAAAAGGAAGTGTGAATTATATGACAAAAGAGCCACAT
Above is a genomic segment from Elaeis guineensis isolate ETL-2024a chromosome 1, EG11, whole genome shotgun sequence containing:
- the LOC105039669 gene encoding pentatricopeptide repeat-containing protein At3g61360 yields the protein MNLCENTAAHTTTTLLPLLPSAAAVDRLAKLINDHPLPLRPLLLRHFSSSLLLDPLLRRLFAGHALATKALDLFHFSLRHHHHPPPSPSALSATLHHLSRARDFDSSFNLLEDVARSYPSLLSPKPLAVLLSRLVKFRPFPEALDAFDRAERTWALAGLAFGADEFNALLRAFCAQGRVAQARAVFRQLHHRFPPNARTLNTLLLGFKESGHLVALDLFYHDMLARGFEPDAVTYCIRIDAYCKKGRFFDALELLEEMTKKNCTPTVQTMTTLIHGAGIVRNPLRARRLFDEMGERGLSPDRGSYNALLGSYTRVRDLKSAMELLDEMEAKGIGLDDVSYYTLFCGFKRFEELDGFWKLYRRMMERDFVPRTRTVMLLMKVFCENGRADLGLELWNYMVDKGCCPHRHALDLLVTGLCCRGRVEEAYQCFRQMADRASVPSERAFRVLEGFLMRGQAMEKVEELGHMMKGLQAFAPSSC